Proteins from a single region of Theobroma cacao cultivar B97-61/B2 chromosome 10, Criollo_cocoa_genome_V2, whole genome shotgun sequence:
- the LOC18586331 gene encoding nuclear transcription factor Y subunit B-1, translating to MADGMQAGPTSPAGGSHESGGEQSSPHSNVREQDRYLPIANISRIMKKALPANGKIAKDAKDTVQECVSEFISFITSEASDKCQKEKRKTINGDDLLWAMATLGFEDYIEPLKVYLGRYRELEGDTKGSARGGDGSLKRDAAGGLAAQNAQFAIQGSLNYITSQAQGQHMIVPSMHGNE from the exons ATGGCTGATGGTATGCAAGCGGGGCCAACGAGTCCGGCAGGAGGGAGTCATGAGAGTGGAGGAGAGCAAAGCAGTCCTCACTCAAATGTGAGGGAACAAGACCGTTACCTTCCAATTGCTAATATAAGCAGAATCATGAAGAAAGCATTGCCTGCTAATGGGAAAATTGCCAAGGATGCTAAAGATACTGTTCAGGAATGTGTTTCTGAGTTCATCAGCTTCATCACTAGCGA GGCTAGCGATAAATGTCAGAAAGAGAAGAGGAAGACAATTAATGGGGATGACTTGTTGTGGGCAATGGCAACATTGGGGTTTGAAGACTATATTGAGCCACTTAAAGTATACCTGGGGAGGTATAGGGAG TTGGAG GGTGACACCAAGGGATCTGCTAGGGGTGGTGATGGATCTCTTAAAAGGGATGCAGCTGGAGGTCTGGCTGCCCAAAATGCACAG TTTGCAATCCAGGGGTCATTGAACTATATTACTTCCCAA GCACAAGGACAGCATATGATCGTTCCCTCCATGCATGGCAATGAGTAG